The Desulfuromonas versatilis genome has a segment encoding these proteins:
- a CDS encoding nucleotide pyrophosphohydrolase, protein MTDAQTTLQELKERMAQFVRERDWEQYHTPKNLSMSIAIEAAELMEHFQWLTVEQSKNLSPEALQDIGEELADIVIYSLSLSNFLGLDLSEVVLAKMEKNIRKYPKDKVRGKAHKYTYYQDRNQESGDRGQDKSEP, encoded by the coding sequence ATGACCGACGCGCAGACCACCCTGCAGGAGCTCAAGGAGCGGATGGCGCAGTTCGTCCGCGAACGGGATTGGGAGCAGTACCACACCCCGAAAAACCTCAGCATGTCCATCGCCATCGAGGCGGCGGAGCTGATGGAGCACTTCCAGTGGCTGACCGTCGAGCAGTCCAAGAACCTCAGCCCCGAGGCGCTGCAGGATATCGGCGAGGAGCTCGCCGATATCGTCATCTACTCCCTGTCCCTGTCCAATTTCCTCGGCCTCGACCTTTCCGAGGTGGTCCTTGCCAAGATGGAGAAGAACATCCGCAAGTACCCCAAGGACAAGGTGCGGGGCAAGGCGCACAAGTATACGTATTATCAAGACAGGAATCAGGAATCAGGAGACAGAGGTCAGGATAAATCTGAACCCTGA